In the Streptomyces sp. cg36 genome, one interval contains:
- the aroC gene encoding chorismate synthase → MSRLRWLTAGESHGPALVATLEGLPAGVPITTEMVADHLARRRLGYGRGARMKFERDEVTFLGGVRHGLSMGSPVAIMVGNTEWPKWEQVMSADPVDPAVLADLARNAPLTRPRPGHADLAGMQKYGFDEARPILERASARETAARVALGAIARSYLKETAGIEVVSHVVELAAAKAPYGVYPTPADVEKLDADPVRCLDEDASKAMVAEIDQAHKDGDTLGGVVEVLAYGVPVGLGSHVHWDRRLDARLAAALMGIQAIKGVEVGDGFDLARVPGSQAHDEIVRTADGVKRTSGRAGGTEGGLTTGELLRVRAAMKPIATVPRALATIDVATGEAAKAHHQRSDVCAVPAAGIVAEAMVALVLADAVAEKFGGDSVPETRRNVQSYLDNLQIR, encoded by the coding sequence TTGAGCAGGTTGCGCTGGCTGACCGCGGGGGAGTCCCACGGACCCGCACTTGTGGCGACGCTGGAGGGTCTTCCCGCCGGTGTGCCGATCACCACGGAGATGGTGGCCGACCACCTGGCCCGGCGCCGCCTCGGCTATGGCCGCGGCGCCCGGATGAAGTTCGAGCGCGACGAGGTCACCTTCCTCGGCGGTGTCCGGCACGGCCTCTCCATGGGCTCCCCGGTGGCGATCATGGTGGGCAACACCGAGTGGCCCAAGTGGGAGCAGGTCATGTCGGCCGACCCGGTCGACCCGGCCGTCCTCGCCGACCTCGCCCGCAACGCGCCGCTGACCCGGCCGCGCCCCGGCCACGCCGACCTGGCGGGCATGCAGAAGTACGGCTTCGACGAGGCCCGGCCGATCCTGGAGCGCGCCAGCGCCCGCGAGACCGCCGCCCGCGTCGCCCTCGGCGCCATCGCCCGCTCCTACCTGAAGGAGACGGCCGGGATCGAGGTCGTCTCGCACGTCGTCGAGCTCGCCGCCGCCAAGGCCCCGTACGGCGTCTACCCGACCCCGGCCGACGTCGAGAAGCTGGACGCGGACCCGGTGCGCTGCCTCGACGAGGACGCCTCCAAGGCGATGGTCGCCGAGATCGACCAGGCCCACAAGGACGGCGACACCCTCGGCGGTGTGGTCGAGGTCCTGGCGTACGGCGTGCCCGTGGGCCTCGGCTCGCACGTCCACTGGGACCGGCGCCTCGACGCGCGGCTCGCCGCCGCCCTGATGGGCATCCAGGCCATCAAGGGCGTGGAGGTCGGCGACGGCTTCGACCTGGCGCGGGTGCCCGGCTCGCAGGCCCACGACGAGATCGTCCGGACCGCCGACGGCGTCAAGCGCACCTCCGGGCGCGCGGGCGGCACCGAGGGCGGCCTCACCACCGGTGAGCTGCTGCGGGTGCGCGCCGCCATGAAGCCGATCGCGACCGTCCCGCGGGCGCTCGCCACCATCGACGTGGCGACCGGCGAGGCCGCCAAGGCCCACCACCAGCGCTCCGACGTGTGCGCGGTGCCCGCGGCCGGGATCGTGGCCGAGGCCATGGTCGCGCTGGTGCTGGCCGACGCGGTGGCGGAGAAGTTCGGCGGCGACAGCGTCCCCGAGACCCGCCGCAACGTCCAGTCCTACCTCGACAACCTCCAGATCCGGTGA
- a CDS encoding shikimate kinase: protein MSAGPLIVLVGPMGSGKSTVGALLAERLGASYRDTDADIVAAEGREIADIFVDEGEPHFRELERAAVAAAVAEHPGVLALGGGAILDATTRALLSGLPVVYLAMDVEEAVKRVGLNTARPLLAVNPRRQWRELMDARRHLYTEVARVVVATDDRTPEEVAQAVLDALELKSA, encoded by the coding sequence GTGAGCGCCGGACCCCTGATCGTCCTCGTCGGCCCGATGGGGTCGGGCAAGTCCACCGTCGGCGCGCTGCTCGCCGAGCGGCTCGGCGCGTCCTACCGGGACACCGACGCCGACATCGTGGCCGCCGAGGGCCGTGAGATCGCCGACATCTTCGTCGACGAGGGCGAGCCGCACTTCCGCGAGCTGGAGCGCGCGGCCGTCGCCGCCGCCGTCGCCGAGCACCCCGGGGTGCTCGCGCTCGGCGGCGGCGCGATCCTCGACGCCACCACCCGCGCACTGCTGAGCGGGCTGCCGGTCGTCTATCTGGCCATGGACGTCGAGGAGGCGGTGAAGCGGGTCGGCCTCAACACCGCCCGCCCGCTCCTGGCCGTCAACCCGCGCCGCCAGTGGCGCGAGCTGATGGACGCCCGGCGCCACCTGTACACCGAAGTCGCCAGGGTCGTCGTCGCGACCGACGACCGTACCCCCGAAGAGGTCGCGCAGGCGGTCCTCGACGCACTGGAGCTGAAATCCGCATGA
- the aroB gene encoding 3-dehydroquinate synthase: protein MSEQQAPTRIQVGGTAGTDPYDVLVGRNLLAELPGLIGDRARKVAVIHPEALAGTGDAIREDLAAQGYEAIAIQVPNAEEAKTAEVSAYCWKALGQSGFTRTDVIVGVGGGATTDLAGFVAATWLRGVRWVSVPTTVLGMVDAAVGGKTGINTAEGKNLVGAFHPPAGVLCDLAALDSLPVHDFVSGMAEVIKAGFIADPVILDLIEADPEGARSPQGPHTAELIERSIQVKADVVSSDLKESGLREILNYGHTLAHAIEKNERYKWRHGAAVSVGLVFAAELGRLAGRLDDATADRHRAILESVGLPLSYRADQWPKLVENMKLDKKSRGNLLRFIVLDGLAKPTVLEGPDPAVLLAAYGEVSS, encoded by the coding sequence ATGAGCGAGCAGCAGGCACCCACCCGGATCCAGGTCGGCGGCACCGCCGGAACGGACCCGTACGACGTGCTCGTCGGCCGCAACCTCCTCGCCGAACTCCCCGGCCTGATCGGGGACCGGGCCCGCAAGGTCGCCGTCATCCACCCGGAGGCGCTGGCCGGCACCGGTGACGCCATCCGCGAGGACCTGGCCGCCCAGGGCTACGAGGCCATCGCCATCCAGGTGCCCAACGCCGAGGAGGCGAAGACCGCCGAGGTCTCCGCGTACTGCTGGAAGGCGCTCGGCCAGTCCGGCTTCACCCGCACCGACGTGATCGTCGGCGTGGGCGGCGGCGCCACCACCGACCTGGCGGGCTTCGTCGCGGCCACCTGGCTGCGCGGGGTGCGCTGGGTGTCGGTCCCGACCACCGTGCTCGGCATGGTGGACGCGGCCGTCGGCGGCAAGACCGGCATCAACACCGCCGAGGGCAAGAACCTGGTGGGCGCGTTCCACCCGCCCGCCGGCGTGCTGTGCGACCTGGCGGCGCTGGACTCGCTGCCGGTCCACGACTTCGTCTCCGGCATGGCCGAGGTCATCAAGGCGGGCTTCATCGCCGACCCGGTCATCCTCGACCTGATCGAGGCCGACCCGGAGGGCGCCCGCAGCCCGCAGGGACCGCACACCGCCGAGCTCATCGAGCGCTCGATCCAGGTCAAGGCCGACGTGGTCTCCAGCGACCTCAAGGAGTCGGGGCTGCGCGAGATCCTCAACTACGGGCACACCCTCGCGCACGCCATCGAGAAGAACGAGCGCTACAAGTGGCGCCACGGCGCCGCCGTCTCCGTCGGCCTGGTCTTCGCCGCCGAGCTCGGCCGGCTCGCCGGGCGGCTCGACGACGCCACCGCCGACCGCCACCGCGCCATCCTGGAGTCGGTGGGCCTGCCGCTGAGCTACCGCGCCGACCAGTGGCCCAAGCTCGTCGAGAACATGAAGCTCGACAAGAAGTCGCGCGGCAACCTGCTGCGCTTCATCGTCCTGGACGGCCTGGCCAAGCCGACGGTCCTGGAGGGCCCGGACCCGGCGGTGCTGCTCGCGGCGTACGGCGAGGTGTCCTCGTGA
- the aroQ gene encoding type II 3-dehydroquinate dehydratase, which translates to MSRRVLVLNGPNLGRLGSREPDVYGATTYAGLVEVCQTLGKELGLDVEVRETNDEGDMIRWLHEAADGKIPVVLNPGAFTHYSYGMRDAAAQRTAPLIEVHISNPYTREEFRHTSVVAAVASGTVAGFGIGSYRLALRALADELGG; encoded by the coding sequence GTGAGCCGTCGCGTCCTGGTGCTGAACGGCCCCAACCTGGGCCGCCTCGGCTCGCGCGAGCCGGACGTCTACGGGGCGACGACGTACGCGGGTCTCGTCGAGGTCTGCCAGACCCTCGGCAAGGAGCTCGGCCTCGACGTCGAGGTCCGGGAGACCAACGACGAGGGCGACATGATCCGCTGGTTGCACGAGGCGGCCGACGGAAAGATTCCGGTCGTTCTCAACCCGGGCGCGTTCACCCACTATTCGTACGGAATGCGCGACGCGGCCGCCCAGCGCACCGCGCCGCTCATCGAGGTGCACATCTCCAACCCGTACACCCGCGAGGAGTTCCGCCACACCTCCGTGGTGGCCGCCGTGGCCAGCGGCACCGTCGCCGGATTCGGCATCGGCTCCTACCGCCTGGCGCTGCGCGCGCTCGCCGACGAACTCGGCGGCTGA
- a CDS encoding Pro-rich N-terminal domain-containing protein: MQHEPGAPLPPPRAPGHGPGPDWAFTAPRPPGRPPTHTGHPPVPGPPPHGGQPSAPGVPPHGGQPSASGPPPHGIQAPPAPGPPPAPGWHAPAPAHAPAPPSRDTTGHIQLPPGGPVPLPQAPEGTGVTTLAVLLIGPAGAGKTTVARHWAQHRRVPTAHISLDDVREWVCAGFADPQSGWNDHSEAQYRLARRTCGFAARNFLANGISCILDDAVFPDRPVVGLGGWKRHVGPGLLPVVLLPGLEVVLERNAERSGNRRLSDEEVAGIHGRMAGWYGSGLPIIDNSHYDVPTTARLLDDVLARAITSPPSW, translated from the coding sequence ATGCAGCACGAACCGGGGGCCCCGCTTCCGCCGCCCCGCGCGCCGGGGCACGGCCCGGGCCCCGACTGGGCCTTCACGGCCCCCCGGCCCCCGGGCCGGCCCCCGACCCACACCGGTCACCCGCCCGTACCGGGCCCGCCGCCGCACGGCGGGCAGCCGTCTGCACCGGGCGTGCCGCCGCACGGCGGGCAGCCGTCCGCGTCGGGCCCGCCGCCCCACGGCATCCAGGCGCCCCCCGCTCCCGGCCCGCCGCCCGCCCCGGGCTGGCACGCCCCGGCACCGGCGCACGCGCCCGCGCCGCCGTCCCGGGACACCACCGGCCACATCCAGCTGCCGCCCGGCGGCCCCGTGCCGCTGCCGCAGGCGCCGGAGGGCACCGGGGTCACCACCCTCGCCGTGCTCCTGATAGGCCCGGCGGGCGCGGGCAAGACCACGGTGGCCCGCCACTGGGCCCAGCACCGCCGCGTCCCCACCGCCCACATCAGCCTCGACGACGTACGCGAATGGGTCTGCGCGGGCTTCGCGGACCCCCAGTCGGGGTGGAACGACCACTCCGAGGCGCAGTACCGGCTGGCCCGCCGCACCTGCGGCTTCGCCGCGCGCAACTTCCTGGCCAACGGGATCTCCTGCATCCTCGACGACGCGGTCTTCCCGGACCGGCCGGTGGTGGGCCTGGGCGGCTGGAAGCGGCATGTGGGACCCGGGCTGCTGCCCGTGGTGCTGCTGCCCGGCCTGGAGGTCGTCCTGGAACGCAACGCCGAGCGCTCGGGCAACCGCCGGCTGTCCGACGAGGAGGTGGCGGGCATCCACGGCCGCATGGCGGGCTGGTACGGCTCGGGCCTGCCCATCATCGACAACTCCCACTACGACGTCCCCACCACGGCCCGCCTCCTGGACGACGTCCTGGCCAGAGCGATAACAAGCCCCCCAAGCTGGTAA
- a CDS encoding M24 family metallopeptidase encodes MSEVYGLRRGWLRDRCAAAGSAAALVSRPANVRYLAGGAPPGAVLLLGPAEDVLLCPRTPTGDLVEGRLDELLRVTVLPTPSGDAAVAAADLAVASGADSLSVEEHDLTVSRHRALGSVAPRLLLGDLGGAVEQKRLVKDEEEIACLRIAAEIADQALGELLESILVGRTERHLALELERRLVDHGADGPAFMTSVGTGPNSGRAGHRPSDRRVEEGDFLSVCLGATYRGYRCEIGRTFVIGTTPADWQIELYDVVFAAQRAGREALAPGAECRAVDRAARQVLDAAGHSEGLGACTGHGVGLEIDEDPQLAPGAMGKLDACVPVTVEPGVHLPGRGGVRIDDTLVVRPEADGGPELLTITTKELLAL; translated from the coding sequence ATGTCAGAGGTGTATGGACTCCGCCGCGGCTGGCTGCGCGACCGCTGCGCGGCCGCGGGCAGCGCGGCCGCACTGGTCTCGCGCCCCGCCAACGTCCGCTATCTCGCGGGCGGCGCCCCGCCCGGCGCCGTTCTGCTGCTCGGCCCCGCCGAGGACGTGCTGCTCTGCCCGCGCACGCCCACCGGCGACCTGGTCGAGGGCCGCCTCGACGAGCTGCTGCGGGTGACCGTACTGCCCACGCCGTCGGGCGACGCGGCGGTCGCGGCGGCCGACCTCGCCGTGGCCAGCGGCGCCGACTCGCTGAGCGTGGAGGAGCACGACCTCACCGTCTCCCGGCACCGCGCCCTCGGCTCGGTCGCGCCCCGGCTGCTCCTCGGCGACCTCGGGGGAGCGGTCGAGCAGAAGCGGCTCGTCAAGGACGAGGAGGAGATCGCCTGTCTGCGGATCGCCGCCGAGATCGCGGACCAGGCGCTCGGCGAGCTCCTGGAGTCGATCCTGGTCGGCCGCACCGAACGCCACCTCGCCCTGGAGCTGGAGCGCCGGCTGGTGGACCACGGCGCCGACGGCCCGGCCTTCATGACCTCCGTGGGCACCGGCCCCAACTCCGGCCGGGCCGGCCACCGCCCCTCGGACCGGCGGGTCGAGGAGGGTGATTTCCTCTCGGTCTGCCTGGGCGCGACCTACCGCGGCTACCGCTGCGAGATCGGCCGTACGTTCGTCATCGGGACGACCCCGGCCGACTGGCAGATCGAGCTCTACGACGTCGTCTTCGCCGCTCAGCGGGCCGGGCGGGAGGCGCTGGCACCGGGCGCGGAGTGCCGTGCGGTGGACCGCGCGGCACGCCAGGTACTGGACGCGGCGGGCCACTCCGAGGGCCTCGGAGCATGCACCGGACACGGTGTCGGCCTCGAAATCGACGAGGACCCGCAGCTCGCACCTGGAGCCATGGGTAAACTGGACGCTTGCGTGCCGGTCACCGTCGAACCGGGGGTCCACCTCCCGGGCCGGGGTGGTGTCCGAATCGATGACACGCTCGTCGTCCGCCCCGAGGCGGACGGTGGGCCAGAGCTACTCACCATCACGACCAAGGAACTGCTCGCGCTCTAG
- the efp gene encoding elongation factor P, whose protein sequence is MASTNDLKNGMVLKLDGGQLWSVVEFQHVKPGKGPAFVRTKLKHVLSGKVVDKTFNAGTKVETATIDRRDMQFSYMDGEYFVFMDMETYDQLHIDRKNVGDAANFLIEGFTASVAQHEGEVLYVELPAAVELVIQETEPGVQGDRSTGGTKPAILETGHQIQVPLFITTGEKVKVDTRTSDYLGRVNS, encoded by the coding sequence GTGGCTTCCACGAACGACCTCAAGAACGGCATGGTGCTCAAGCTCGACGGGGGCCAGCTCTGGTCCGTCGTCGAGTTCCAGCACGTCAAGCCCGGCAAGGGCCCGGCCTTCGTGCGCACCAAGCTCAAGCACGTGCTCTCCGGCAAGGTCGTCGACAAGACCTTCAACGCCGGCACGAAGGTCGAGACCGCCACCATCGACCGCCGTGACATGCAGTTCTCCTACATGGACGGCGAGTACTTCGTCTTCATGGACATGGAGACCTACGACCAGCTGCACATCGACCGGAAGAACGTCGGCGACGCCGCCAACTTCCTGATCGAGGGCTTCACCGCCTCGGTCGCGCAGCACGAGGGCGAGGTGCTCTACGTGGAGCTGCCGGCCGCCGTCGAGCTGGTCATCCAGGAGACCGAGCCGGGCGTCCAGGGCGACCGCTCCACCGGTGGCACCAAGCCCGCCATCCTGGAGACCGGCCACCAGATCCAGGTGCCGCTCTTCATCACCACCGGTGAGAAGGTCAAGGTCGACACCCGCACCAGCGACTACCTCGGCCGGGTGAACAGCTAA
- the nusB gene encoding transcription antitermination factor NusB has translation MAARNKARKRAFQILFEADQRGESVQTVLADWVRHSRSDDRQPPVNEYTMQLVEGYAQYEARIDDLISTYSVDWPLDRMPVVDRNILRLGTYELVWEDETPDAVVIDEAVQLAKEFSTDDSPAFVNGLLARFKELKPSLRRDA, from the coding sequence GTGGCTGCCCGGAACAAGGCCCGCAAGCGCGCCTTCCAGATCCTCTTCGAGGCCGACCAGCGCGGCGAGTCCGTGCAGACGGTCCTCGCGGACTGGGTGCGGCACTCGCGGTCCGACGACCGCCAGCCTCCGGTCAACGAGTACACGATGCAGCTCGTCGAGGGGTACGCGCAGTACGAGGCGCGCATCGACGACCTCATCTCCACGTACTCGGTGGACTGGCCGCTCGACCGGATGCCGGTCGTCGACCGGAACATCCTGCGGCTCGGGACGTACGAGCTGGTCTGGGAGGACGAGACGCCGGACGCCGTCGTCATCGACGAGGCGGTGCAGCTGGCGAAGGAGTTCTCCACGGACGACTCCCCGGCCTTCGTGAACGGGCTGCTGGCCCGTTTCAAGGAGCTCAAGCCGAGCCTGCGCCGGGACGCCTAG
- the bldD gene encoding transcriptional regulator BldD: MSSEYAKQLGAKLRAIRTQQGLSLHGVEEKSQGRWKAVVVGSYERGDRAVTVQRLAELADFYGVPVQELLPGTTPGGAAEPPPKLVLDLERLAHVPPEKAGPLQRYAATIQSQRGDYNGKVLSIRQDDLRTLAVIYDQSPSVLTEQLISWGVLDADARRAVAHEDN; this comes from the coding sequence ATGTCCAGCGAATACGCAAAACAGCTCGGGGCCAAGCTCCGCGCCATCCGCACCCAGCAGGGCCTGTCCCTCCATGGTGTGGAGGAGAAGTCCCAGGGCCGCTGGAAGGCCGTGGTGGTCGGTTCCTACGAGCGCGGCGACCGTGCCGTGACCGTGCAGCGCCTCGCCGAGCTGGCGGACTTCTACGGCGTCCCGGTGCAGGAGCTCCTTCCCGGCACCACCCCCGGCGGTGCGGCCGAGCCGCCGCCGAAGCTCGTCCTCGACCTTGAGCGCCTCGCGCACGTCCCGCCGGAGAAGGCGGGCCCCCTCCAGCGGTACGCGGCGACCATCCAGTCGCAGCGCGGCGACTACAACGGCAAGGTGCTGTCGATCCGTCAGGACGACCTGCGCACCCTGGCCGTCATTTACGACCAGTCCCCCTCGGTGCTCACCGAGCAGCTGATCAGCTGGGGCGTCCTGGACGCGGACGCGCGCCGCGCGGTCGCCCACGAGGACAACTGA
- the pyrR gene encoding bifunctional pyr operon transcriptional regulator/uracil phosphoribosyltransferase PyrR yields the protein MDTHQSDPARPVLEGPDIARVLTRIAHEIVERAKGADDVVLLGIPTRGVFLARRLADKLEEITAGKVPVGSLDITMYRDDLRMHPPRALARTEIPGDGLDGKLVVLVDDVLFSGRTIRAALDALNDLGRPRAVQLAVLVDRGHRELPIRADYVGKNLPTSLRETVKVQLAEEDGRDAVLLGAKRTAQAGDQ from the coding sequence ATGGACACGCATCAGAGCGATCCGGCGCGCCCCGTTCTCGAGGGCCCCGACATCGCGCGGGTACTGACCCGCATCGCCCACGAGATCGTCGAACGTGCCAAGGGCGCCGACGACGTGGTCCTGCTCGGCATCCCCACCCGTGGCGTCTTCCTCGCCCGCAGGCTGGCCGACAAGCTCGAAGAGATCACCGCGGGCAAGGTCCCGGTCGGCTCCCTGGACATCACCATGTACCGGGACGACCTGCGGATGCACCCGCCGCGCGCGCTGGCCCGCACCGAGATCCCCGGTGACGGCCTCGACGGCAAGCTGGTCGTCCTCGTCGACGACGTGCTCTTCTCCGGCCGCACCATCCGCGCCGCGCTCGACGCGCTGAACGACCTCGGCCGCCCGCGCGCCGTGCAGCTCGCGGTCCTCGTCGACCGCGGCCACCGCGAACTTCCGATCCGCGCCGACTACGTCGGCAAGAACCTCCCGACGTCGCTGCGGGAGACGGTCAAGGTCCAGCTCGCCGAGGAGGACGGCCGCGACGCCGTGCTGCTCGGTGCCAAGCGGACCGCCCAGGCCGGCGACCAGTAG
- a CDS encoding aspartate carbamoyltransferase catalytic subunit codes for MKRHLISAADLTRDDAVLILDTAEEMARVADRPIRKLPTLRGRTIVNLFFEDSTRTRISFEAAEKRLSADVINFTAKGSSVSKGESLKDTAQTLEAMGVDAVVIRHGASGAPYRLATSDWIDAAVVNAGDGTHQHPTQALLDAFTMRRRLVGRDAGLGQDLAGKRITIVGDVLHSRVARSNVDLLHTLGAEVTLVAPPTLLPVGVDHWTCDVSYDLDSVLPKSDAVMMLRVQRERMNAAFFPTEREYSRRYGLDGERMAKMPEHGIVMHPGPMVRGMEITAEVADSDRCTVIEQVANGVHTRMAVLYLLLGGNEPAVSHHRPVDSETK; via the coding sequence ATGAAGCGCCACCTCATCTCGGCCGCCGACCTCACCCGCGACGACGCCGTGCTCATCCTCGACACCGCCGAAGAGATGGCCCGGGTCGCCGACCGGCCGATCAGGAAGCTGCCGACCCTGCGCGGCCGTACGATCGTCAACCTCTTCTTCGAGGACTCGACCCGCACCCGGATCTCCTTCGAGGCCGCCGAGAAGCGCCTGTCCGCCGACGTCATCAACTTCACCGCCAAGGGCTCCTCGGTCTCCAAGGGCGAGTCCCTGAAGGACACCGCCCAGACCCTGGAGGCGATGGGCGTGGACGCCGTCGTCATCCGCCACGGCGCCTCCGGAGCCCCCTACCGGCTCGCCACCTCCGACTGGATCGACGCGGCCGTCGTCAACGCGGGCGACGGCACCCACCAGCACCCCACCCAGGCCCTGCTCGACGCCTTCACCATGCGCCGCCGGCTGGTGGGCCGGGACGCGGGCCTGGGCCAGGACCTGGCGGGCAAGCGGATCACGATCGTCGGCGACGTGCTGCACAGCCGGGTGGCCCGCTCCAACGTCGACCTGCTGCACACCCTCGGCGCCGAGGTCACCCTGGTGGCCCCGCCGACCCTGCTGCCGGTCGGCGTGGACCACTGGACCTGCGACGTCTCCTACGACCTCGACAGCGTGCTGCCGAAGTCCGACGCGGTGATGATGCTGCGTGTGCAGCGCGAGCGGATGAACGCCGCCTTCTTCCCGACCGAGCGCGAGTACTCGCGGCGGTACGGGCTCGACGGCGAGCGGATGGCGAAGATGCCCGAGCACGGCATCGTGATGCACCCGGGCCCGATGGTCCGGGGCATGGAGATCACCGCCGAGGTCGCCGACTCGGACCGCTGCACCGTGATCGAGCAGGTCGCCAACGGCGTCCACACCCGCATGGCGGTCCTCTACCTGCTCCTGGGCGGCAACGAGCCCGCCGTCAGCCACCACCGCCCCGTCG